The Rhodococcus antarcticus DNA segment GAGGACTTCGCCTGGTACCTGGAGCGGGTGCCCGGGGCGATGGGCCGCCTGGGCGTGTGGCCGGGAACCGGGCCCCAGCTGGACCTGCACCAGCCGACCTTCGACCTCGACGAGCGCGCGCTCGAGGTGGGTGTGCGCACCCTCGTGCACTGTGCGCTGGAGACCTGGGCGCTGGAGACCCGGGCGCTGGAGACCCGGGCGCTGGAGACCCGGCCCCTGCGTCCCGCGGTGCGCGGCTAGGCCTCGTGCGTGCCGGGCCCGACGTTGCGGGCGGCGCGCACCCGCAGGTCGTAGACGTAGTCCTCGGGGGCGCCGGCGGCGTAGGCAGCGTCGGCCATCACCCCGAGGTAGCGGGCGGAGGGCAGCCCGCCCTCGTAGCTGTCCAGCACGTAGAGCCAGGGCAGCACCGAGCCGTCGAGGGTCTGCACGCGCAGCTTGAGCTTGCGGTGGATGCCGAGCTCACCGCCCTCCCAGCGGTCGAGGCTGCGCTCGTCCTCCGGGCTCATGTCGTAGAGGACGACGAAGACCTGGCTGTCGGGATCCTCCACGACGGTGGCCAGGGCCCCCTCCCAGCCGAGGTCCTCCCCGGCGAAGGTCAGCCGCCAGCCCAGGAGCCAGCCCGTTCCCGCCATCGGCGAGTGCGGAGCCCTCTCGAGCATCTGCTCGGGGTCCATGTTCGAGCCGTACGCGGCGTAGATCGGCACGGTCGGTCAGCCTAGTGGGCCCACCGGAGGCGGGTCAGCGGTGCCTGGGTGAGTCGGTAACCTGGGCCGACAGACAGATTCCTGCCTTGGAGGACACCGTGACCCGGATCGTCATCATCGGCGGCGGCCCGGCCGGCTACGAGGCGGCCCTGGTCGCGGCGCAGCACGGCGCCGACGTGACGGTCGTGGAGGCCGAGGGCGTGGGTGGGGCGTGCGTGCTCTACGACTGCGTCCCGTCGAAGACCTTCATCTCCTCGGCCGGCGTCCGCACGGACCTCCGCCGCGCCAGCGACCTCGGCGTGAACATCGACCTCGAGCGTGCCGCGGTCGAGCTGCCCACCGTGCACGGCCGCGTCCAGGCCCTGGCCCTGGCGCAGTCCGCGGACATCCGGGCCCGGCTGCAGCGCGAGGGCGTGCGCCTGGTCCCCGGCCGCGCCCAGATCGTGGACGACGTCCCCGGCATGGCGACCCACCGCGTCTCGGTGCAGCCCGCGGACGGTGAGCCCGTGCTCCTCGACGCCGACGTCGTCCTCATCGCCACCGGCGCCAGCCCGCGCATCCTGCCGACCGCCCAGCCCGACGGCGAGCGCATCCTCACCTGGCGCCAGATCTACGACCTCGACGAGCTGCCCACCCACCTCGTGGTGGTGGGCTCCGGGGTCACCGGCGCGGAGTTCGTCTCCGCGTACACCGAGATGGGCGTGCCGGTGACGCTCGTCTCCAGCCGGGACCGGGTGCTGCCCGGGGAGGACGCCGACGCGGCCTCCGTGCTGGAGGACGTGCTGCACGAGCGCGGCGTGGTGGTGGTCAAGGAGGCACGTGCGGACCGGGTGGAGAACATCGGCACCGGGGTGGTGGTGCACCTGGCCGACGGGCGCACGGTGGAGGGCAGCCACGCGCTGATGACCGTGGGATCGGTGCCGAACACCTCCGGGCTGGGCCTGTCCAAGATCGGCGTCGAGCTCGACCGGGGCGGCTTCATCCCGGTGGACCGCGTCTCGCGCACGTCCGTCTCCGGGGTCTACGCCGCCGGCGACTGCACCGGCCTGCTCCCACTGGCCTCGGTCGCGTCCATGCAGGGCCGCATCGCCATGTGGCACGCCCTCGGCGAAGGGGTGAACCCGATCCGGCTCAAGACCGTCACGTCGGCGGTGTTCACCCGGCCCGAGATCGCGACGGTCGGCATCTCCCAGGCGGCGATCGATGCGGGCAAGGTTCCGGCGCGCACCGTGATGCTCCCGCTGGCCACCAACCCGAGGGCGAAGATGCAGGGCCTGCGCCGCGGGTTCGTCAAGCTGTTCTGCCGCCCGGCCACCGGTGTCGTCATCGGTGGGGTGGTGGTGGCACCCGTGGCCTCCGAGCTCATCCTGCCCATCGCGCTCGCGGTGCAGAACAACCTCACGGTGAAGGACCTCGCGTACACCTTCTCGGTGTACCCGTCGCTGTCCGGCTCCATCACCGAGGCCGGCCGCCAGCTCATGCGCCACGACGACCTCGACTAGAGCGGATCCGGGCCGACCGCGAGGAGCGGGGAGCAAGGCCTGTCAGGAGAGCCCGCCCCCGGGCTGGGTGGTGTCTCCCGCGAGCAGCGCGCGCACCTGGCGCGGCCCCTCGGCGCGGAGCGCCCGGGCAGCCGTCACGGCAGCGCGGCCCCGGTCCACGGCCCGCACCGCCTGCTTGATGGCGGGCACGGCGCGGGGCGCCACGCTCAGCTCGCCCACCCCCAGCCCGAGCAGCAGCGGCGTGGCGAGCTCGTCGGCCGCCATCTCGCCGCAGACCGCGACCGCCGCGCGCCCCGCTCCTGCGCAGACGGTCGCGATGAGGCTCAGCACCCCCGGGTCGTAGGGGTCGGCGAGGCCGGCGACACCTGCGTTCCCGCGAGCGGCGGCCAGCGTGTACTGGGTGAGGTCGTTGGTTCCGATGCTGACGAAGTCGACGTACGGCGCGAAGCTCGCGGTCTTCAGGGCCGCGGCGGGGACCTCCACCATCATCCCGACCTCGAGCCCGGGGGGAGCGCCCCGCCCCTCCCGGGTGATGGCGGCGTCGAGCACCTGCCGGGCCGCCGCGAGCTCGGCCACGGTGCTGACCATCGGGAACATCACGCGGACCGGCGTGTCGTGGGCGACCCGCACGACGGCCAGCAGCTGGTCGGCGAGCAGTCCGGGGCGTGCCAGGGACAGCCGGATGCCGCGGACGCCCAGGAACGGGTCGGTCTCGCCGGCCACCGGCTGGTACCGCAGCGGCTTGTCGCCGCCGACGTCGAGGGTCCGCAGGGTGAGCAGGCGTCCGTCGAGGGCGTGCCCGATGTCGCGGTAGACCGCTTCCTGCTCCTCCACGTCCGGCGCGGTGTCGCGGTCGGAGAACAGGAACTCCGTGCGCACCAGACCGGCGAGGTCCGCGCCGCAGGAGACCGCCAGGTGCGCGTCCGCGACCGAGCCGAGGTTGGCCGCGACGAGGACGTGCACGCCGTCGCGGGTGTGCGCTGCGGACCTGGTCTGCTGCTGGGCCACCCGGTCGGCCTCGGCCAGCTCGGACGCGCGGCGGCGGAAGCGCTGCTGCACGGCGGCACCGGGGGCGATCACGAGCTCACCGGTCGCACCGTCGAGCGCGACGAGGGTGCCTTCCGGGGTGTCGAGCACGGCCGGTCCCGCCCCCACGACCGCCGGCACGCCGCGGGCCCGGGCCAGGATCATGCTGTGGGAGGTGGGGCTGCCCCCGGCCAGCACCAGTCCGGTGGTGCGCAGCGGATCCAGGCTGGCGGCCTGGGCCGGGGTGAGGTCGGAGGTGATGAGGACACCGGGTGCGTCGGGCAGGTCGTCGGCGTGCTGCCGGCCCCCGAGCAGTCGGTGCAGCACCTGGTCCCCGATGTCCCGCACGTCGGCTGCCCGTGCCTGCTGGTAGGGGTCAGGCAGGGCCGCCACGGCCGCCGCCACCCGGTCGACGGCCGCCGACCAGGCGGGGGCTGCGGCCTGACCGCCGGTGATCCGCTGGTGGACGTCGGCGAGCAGGTCGCTGTCCTCGAGCAGCAGGAGGTGGGCGTCGAACACCGCGGCCTCCTCCTGGCCGACGTGGACGGCCGTCGTCGCCCGCACGTGTCGGATCTCGTCGCGGCAGGCCGTGCGCGCCGCGTCGAGCCGCTCCCGCTCGACGGTGGCACCAGCGCCCACCTCGTCGGGCACCTCCGGCCGGGAGGACTGCAGCAGCCTGGCGGGACCCGTGCCGATGCCGGGGGAGGCCGGCACCGGTGTCCCGCTCGCCGCGAGCGGTGCGGTGGATCCACGGGCGGGCGCCGGAGCAGGGTGGGTGTGGTCACTCTCGACGGCCAGGGCGAGCAGCGCGCCGAGCGCCTCCTCGGCCGCGGGCCCGGAGGTCCGCACCTGCACCTCATGACCCTGCAGGGCGCCCAGCGTCGCCACCTGGGACAGGCTCGTGGCGGGGACCCAGCCCGAACCGGTGGTGGCGTTGCGCACCTCGACCCGCGCGCCGAGGCGCCCGGCCTCCTGCACGAGGCGGGCGGCCGGCCGGGCGTGCAAGCCGTGCTCGTTCGTCACGGTGAACGACCCCACGCGTCCGCCGGTCTCCGGGGTCTTCGCGGTGGACGGGGTGGTGGGGTCCGCGCCCGAGAGCTGCGACTGCTTGCCGGCGAGCCCCGCCAGCGCCTCGACGGCCACGGCGTGTCGATCTCCGCCTCCGGCCGCGGTGACCGCCGCTGCGACCAGGCCTTCGACCAGGGGAGCGGGACACAGCAGGACCCGCTCCCGCGCCGGTTCGTCGAGCAGCTCCAGGGCGAGGTCGGCCGAGAGCACGGCGCTGCCCAGGTCCATGAGCACGACGACGCCGTCACCGCGCTCCGCGGCCGTCACGGCGTGCGCGATCGCGGTCGCGTCCGTGCCGAACGTCCCGTCGTCGAGGCCGGCGGCGATCTCCACGGACAGGTCCTGCCCGTGCACCATGCCCTCGGCGAGCGCAACGGCGGCCTCGGCCAGGGCCCGGCTGTGGGACACGACGACCAGGCCCACCCGGGACACGGCGCGTCCTAGTCCCGGGTGCCCGCGAGGGCGGTCACCGCGGCGTCCAGCAGCAGGGCGGTGGAGGTGGCCCCGGGGTCCTGGTGCCCGATGCTGCGCTCACCGAGGTAGCTCGCCCGGCCCTTGCGGGCCAGCAGGGGGATCGTCGCGTCCCGCCCGTCGCGGGCGGCGGCCGCAGCGGTGACGAGGGCCTCGCCGAACGGTCCGCCCGCGGTCAGCGCACCGTCGAGCGCGTCGCACGCCGGGATCAGCGCGTCGAGCATCGTCTTGTCCCCCCGCTCGGCCTTGCCCCGGGCGGCGACACCGTCGAGGCCTGCGCGCAGGGCCCTTGCGAAGCCCGCCCCGTCCAGGGTGCCCTCACCCACAGCGCCCGCCATCCGGAGGAACAGCGTTCCGTAGAGCGGTCCGCTCGCCCCACCGACGGTGCTGACCAGGGTCATGCCGACCTGCTTGAGCAGCGCCGCGGTGCCGGCGGGCGGTGCCGCATCCAGGGCCGCCACCACGGCGGAGGCGCCGCGGTGCATGTTGGTGCCGTGATCGGCGTCCCCGATGGCCGAGTCCAGCTCGGTCAGCAGCTCCCGCTGGGCGGTGATGGTGCGGGCGAACTCCCGCACCCAGCGCTCCAGGTCGGCGACGGCGAGGTCGGTGGCCAACCCTCACACACCCCAGCGCAAGCTCGGGGTGCGGACCGGGGCGTCCCACAGGCGCAGCAGGTCGTCGTCCATCTTGAGCAGGGTCACCGAGCACCCCGCCATCTCCAGGCTCGTCATGTACGGGCCCACGAGGGACCGGACGACGCGGACACCGGACTTCTCCAGGATGGTCGCCACCTCGCCGTACATCAGGTAGAGCTCGAGCAGCGGAGTCCCCCCCAGCCCGTTGACGAAGGCGAGCACACCGTCACCACCGGTGAAGTCGAGGTCGGCCAGGATGGGCTCGAGCAGCATCTCGGCGACCTGCCGGGCGGGAGCGAGCGGGAGCCGTCGTCGGCCCGGCTCCCCGTGGATGCCGACCCCCAGCTCCATCTCCCCCTCGGGAAGGTCGAACGTGGGCTTGCCGGCCGCGGGAACCGTGCACGAGGTGAGCGCCACCCCCATGCTCCGACCCTGTGCGTTGACCTTGCGCGCGACCTCGGCGACCTCCTGCAGCGGGCGGCCCTGCTCGGCGGCCGCACCCGCGATCTTCTCCAGCAGGACGGTGACGCCGACGCCACGGCGCCCTGCGGTGTAGAGGCTGTCCTGCACCGCGACGTCGTCGTCGGTCACCACCGCGACGACCTCGGTCCCGGACTCCGCGGCCACCATCTCGGCGGCCATCTCGAAGTTCATGATGTCGCCGGTGTAGTTCTTCACCACGTGGAGCACCCCGGCGCCGCCGTCCACGCCCCGCGTCGCGGCCACCACCTGGTCCGGCACCGGTGACGTGAACACCTCACCGGCGCACGCGGCGTCCAGCATGCCCAGCCCGACGAAGCCGCCGTGCAACGGTTCGTGGCCGGAACCACCACCGGAGATCAGCCCGACCTTGCCCTGCACCGGCCCGCCGCCCCGGAAGACGACCTTGGCGTCGTGGTCCACGCGCAGCTCGGGGTGGGCGACAGCCATGCCCCGCAGGGCTTCCGCCACGACGTCCGCTGGCTCGTTGATGAGCTTCTTCATCGGTTCTCCCGACCTCGCCGTGCCCGGTTGCGCCTCGGAAACGATCTCTCGTCGGAGGCTAGGTTCCTCACCTCCACCACACAAGACGCCGACGGTGTCCTGTGCCGCCGCCGCCGCGCGGACCCCTCTCCCCGGGCCGGACCACGTGTGCGGTCGGGCCCGGGGAGAGGGGTGGCGCGCCCGCCCCCGTGCTCAGTCGTCGCCCTCGACCCAGTCGAAGGTGCGGGTGACGGCCTTCTTCCAGCCCTTGTAGAGCTTGTCGCGCTGCGCGGGGTCCATGTCGGGGGTCCAGCGCTTGTCCTCGGCCCAGTTGGTGCGGATGTCGTCCTCGGACTCCCAGAAGCCGACCGCCAGGCCCGCCGCGTACGCCGCCCCGAGCGCGGTGGTCTCGGCCACCTGCGGCCGCACCACGTCCACGTCGAGGATGTCGGACTGGAACTGCATGAGCAGCTCGTTGACGACCATGCCGCCGTCGACCTTGAGCGCGGTCAGCGGCACCCCGGAGTCTGCGTTCATCGCCTCGATGACCTCGCGGGTCTGGTAGGCGGTGGCCTCCAGGGCCGCACGAGCGATGTGGCCGCGGTTGTTGAACCGGGTGAGCCCGACGATCGCGCCGCGGGCGTCGCTGCGCCAGTAGGGGGCGAACAAGCCGGAGAACGCGGGCACGAAGTAGGTGTCGCCGTTGTCCTCGACCTCGCGGGCCATGGCCTCGATCTCCGAGGCGTTGCTGATGAGCTTGAGGTTGTCCCGCAGCCACTGCACCAAGGACCCGGTGACCGCGATGGACCCCTCGAGCGCGTAGATCGTGGGCTTGTCACCGATCTTGTAGCAGACCGTGGTCAGCAGCCCGTTCTTGCTCATCACCTTCTCGGTGCCCGTGTTGAGCAGCACGAAGTTTCCGGTGCCGTAGGTGTTCTTGGCCTCCCCGGGGCTCAGGCACGCCTGGCCGAAGGTGGCCGCCTGCTGGTCGCCGAGGATGCCGGCGATGGGCACCCCGGCCAGCACCCCGCGCTCGCGGTCGCGGCCGTAGACCTCCGAGGAACTGCGGATCTCGGGCAGCATGGACATCGGGATGGTCATGTCGGCGCAGATGTCCTTGTCCCAGGTCAGGGTGTCGAGGTCCATCAGCATGGTGCGGCTGGCGTTGGTCGGGTCGGTGTAGTGCAGCCCACCGTCGACCCCGCCGGTCATGTTCCACAGCACCCAGGCGTCCATGTTGCCGAAGATCAGGTCCCCGGCCTCGGCCCGCTGGCGCGCGCCGTCGACGTTGTCCAGGATCCACTTCACCTTGGGCCCGGAGAAGTAGGTGGCCAGCGGCAGGCCGGTGGTGGCCTTGTACTTCTCGGCACCCTCGGAGCCGCCGAGTGCGGTGACGATCTTGTCCGTGCGGGTGTCCTGCCAGACGATGGCGTTGTAGACCGGCTCCCCGGTCTTCCTGTCCCACACCAGGGCCGTCTCGCGCTGGTTGGTGATGCCGACGGCGGCGATGTCGCTGGCTGAGAGGTCGGCGTTGGCGAGCGCGCCGGCGACCACGGAGCGGGTGTTGTTCCAGATCTCGACGGCGTTGTGCTCGACCCACCCGGACTGCGGGAAGATCTGCTCGTGCTCCTTCTGGTCCACGGCGTGCACGAGGCCCGCGTGGTCGAAGATCATGCAGCGGGTGGACGTGGTGCCCTGGTCGATGGCGGCGATGTAGGTGCTCATGCAGGGTGCTCCTCAGCGGTGGGTGCGGTGACGGGGTCAGGTGTTGGTGTCAGCAGGGTTCGACCGGATCTCCCCGACGGGCTCCGGGTGGACGCCGTGGGTGTGCCCCGAGTGGATCTCGTCGTCGGGGTCCGAGCGGACCCGGCCCGCGTCCGGCTCGTCGTCCTGGACCAGGTGCAGGAACCGGCCGACGAGCTGGTCGTAGAGCACCGCTCCGATCAGCCCGCCGATGAGCGGACCCACGATGGGCACCCAGAAGTAGAAGCTGCCGGTCTGGTCCCGCCACGCGGTGCCGTACCCGGTGATGAACGAGGCCAGCCGTGGCCCGAAGTCACGGGCCGGGTTGATCGCGTAGCCGGCGTTGGTGCCCCAGGCGAAGCCGATGGCCACGACGATGAAACCCACGATGAGCGGGGTCAAGTTCGCCAGCGGCGCACTGTTGCGGGCGTCGGTGACGGCGAAGATGAGGAACAGCAGGATGGCGGTGCCGATGATCTGGTCGATCAGCGCCGAGGTGGTGCTCACCGGCAGCGCCCCGTTGCCGGGCAGGGTGGAGAAGATGCCCTGCGTCTTGATCGTGTGGCCGGGGTCGACGGAGTTGATGACGTCGTTGTAGTTGGCCCGCACGATGAGGGCGGCGACGAAGGCGCCCACCGTCTGGGCCGCGCTGTAGGGCAACACCTTCTTCCAGGAGAAGTCCCGGAACACGGCCAGGGCCAGGGTCACCGCAGGGTTGAGGTGCGCGCCCGTCAACCGTCCGGCCACGTAGACCCCGAAGGTGACCCCCAGGCCCCACGCCCAGGCGATGCTGTCGTGGTTGCCGATCCCGCCCGCCACGACCTGGGCGACGACTCCTACGCCGAAGAGGATGAGGATCAGCGTGCCGGCGAACTCCGCGGCCAGCTCCCCGCCCAGTCCGAGCTTCTCGATCTTGTTCGCCATGCGATCCTCCAGTGGTTTGTGGATCTCGACATGTGACCCGCGTCATATGACCACGTGCGATGCTAGGGGCTGTGCACACCCGCGCAAAGGGTCTGCACGTCTGTGCACGAACCAGGGGGTCGGGGGGCCGTCTTGCGGCTCGGCGGCAGACCTCCCACGATGTGAGGACGGGCTGCCCACCGAGGCCTGCACGAATGTTCACGAAGGACGAGCGATGACCCTCATCCCGACCGACCCGGGGGGCGCCCGCATCGCCGAGGCCGTGCAGGCCGCGCGGCTGTACTACTTCCAGGACCTGACCATGGCCGCCATCGCGCGCGAGCTCGACGTCTCGCGCTCCACGGTGTCGCGGCTGATCAGCTACGCCCGCAGCTCCGGGCTCGTCGAGATCAGGATTACCACCCCGCAGGGCCGGGCGCCCCAGGTGGAGCAGGCGTTGTGCGACGCCTACGGCATCCGCGCCCACGTGGTGCCGGTGGCGGAGTCGGTGAGCGACCTCGACCGCCTGGACAAGGTGGCCCTGTTCGCGGCCCGGCTGCTCGGGTCCTTCTTCGACTCCGACATGGTGATGGGCGTCGCCTGGGGCACCACGCTGAGCGCGGTCGGGCGCCACCTCACCCCCAAGCGCACGCACAACGCCCACGTCGTCCAGCTCAACGGCGCGGGCAACACCCGCACCACCGGCATCTCCTACGCCTCCGACATCGTCCGTGGCTTCGCCCACGCCTACGGGGCGCGGCCGCAGGAGTTCCCGGTGCCGGCGTTCTTCGACCACCCCGAGACCCGCACGCACCTGTGGCGGGAGCGGAGCATCTCCCGGGTGCTGGCCCTGCAGGACCGGATGGACGTCGCGGTGTTCAGCATCGGAGCGGTGGGCGGACAGGTACCCAGCCACGTCTACAGCGCCGGGTACCTCGAGAACGAGGACGTCGTCGCGCTGCGGGCCGACGGGGTGGTCGGCGACATCGCGACCGTGTTCTTCCGCGGGGACGGCAGCTGGGACGGCATCGCGCTGAACGAGCGGGCCAGCGGGCCCTTCCTCGACCGCTTCCGCGAGGTGCCGCGCCGGCTGTGCATCATCTCCGGCGAGGAGAAGCTGGCCGGTCTCCGCGGGGCGCTCGCCGGAGGGCTCGTCACCGACCTCGTCATCGACGACCTCAGTGCGGCCGCCCTCGTCGCGCAGCAGGCGACCGCCCACCGGTAACCCGCCCGAGGCGGCCGCACATCTGTGCAGAAGCCGTGGACAGACGTGCGAAATGAGGGGTCCGGGTGCATCCTGGAATCCACAGTCCACGACGAGGGAGTCGAGAGATGAGCGATCAGACCAGGACAGCGGTGCTGAGCCCGGCCGCACGCGAGACCAGCTGGGAGCGGCTCGGTTCCGAGCGCTTCGACGTCGTGGTGATCGGTGGTGGCGTGGTCGGGGCCGGGGCCGCGCTGGACGCCGCCACCCGGGGGCTCACGGTGGCCCTGGTGGAGGCGCGCGACCTGGCCTCGGGCACCTCGAGCCGGTCGTCGAAGATGTTCCACGGCGGCCTGCGCTACCTGGAGCAGCTCGAGTTCGGGCTGGTCCGCGAGGCGCTGCACGAGCGCGAGCTGTCCATGTCGACGCTGGCGCCGCACCTGGTCAAGCCGCTGAAGTTCCTCTACCCGCTCACCCACCGGGTGTGGGAGCGCCCCTACGTCGCGGCCGGGATCTTCCTCTACGACACCCTCGGCGGCGCGAAGTCCGTCCCGCGCCAGAAGCACCTCTCGCGCGCCGGTGCCCTGCGCATGTCGCCCGGGCTCAAGCGGGACGTGCTCACCGGCGGGGTGCGCTACTACGACACCCTCGTCGACGACGCGCGGCACACCATGACGGTCGCCCGCACCGCCGCCCACTACGGAGCCGTGGTCCGCACGTCCACCCAGGTCGTCGGGTTCGTCAAGGAGGCCGACAGGATCACCGGGGTCACCGTGCGCGACTCGGAGGACGGCCGCGAGACCACCGTGCAGGCCGGCGTGGTGATCAACGCCAGCGGCGTGTGGACCGACGAGGTGCAGTCCATCGCCGGTGGCAAGGGCAAGTTCCGGGTCCGTGCGTCCAAGGGCGTGCACCTGGTCGTCGGCCGCGACAAGATCAACAGCGATGCCGCGATGATCCTGCGCACCGAGAAGTCCGTGCTGTTCATCATCCCGTGGGGCAAGCACTGGATCATCGGGACCACCGACACCGACTGGGCGCTGGATCTCGCGCACCCAGCCGCCACGAAGGCCGACATCGACTACATCCTCACCCACGTGAACGCCGCGGTGGCCATCCCGTTGACCCCGGCGGACATCGAGGGCGTCTACGCCGGGCTCCGGCCGCTGCTGGCCGGCGAGAGCGAGGAGACCTCCAAGCTCTCGCGCGAGCACGCGGTGGCGCGGGTGGCCCCCGGTCTCGTCGCCATCGCCGGCGGAAAATACACGACGTACCGGGTCATGGGCGCCGACGCGGTGGACGAGGCAGCCAAGGACCTGCCCATCCGGGTGGCCGGCTCCGTCACGGAGAAGGTGCCGCTGGTCGGGGCCGACGGCTACTTCGCGCTGGTCAACCAGGCCGACCAGGTGGCCGAGACCTACGGGCTGCCGCCGCACCGGGTGACCCACCTGCTCGACCGCTACGGCTCTCTGCTGCACGAGGTGCTCGCGGCCTCGCAGGACCGGCCGGAGCTGCTCCGACCCCTGGGTGGTGCGGAGGACTACCTCGCGGCCGAGGTCGTCTACGCCGTGGAGGCCGAGGGAGCGCTGCACCTGGAGGACGTGCTCGCCCGCCGCACCCGCATCTCCATCGAGTACGCCCACCGGGGGGTGGACTGCGCCCAGCAGGTGGCCGACCTGATGGCTCCGGTGCTCGGCTGGGACGAGGCCACCATCGCGCGCGAGGTGGAGCTGTACAACGCGCGGGTGAAGGCGGAGAAGGAGTCGCAGGCCGAGCTGACCGACGGCTCCGCGGACGCCCTCCGGGCCGCTGCTCCGGAGGCGCGGGCCGAGATCCTCGAGCCGGTGCCGGTCCCCGCGCACTGAGCTCGGCCCTCCGCCTTTCGCGCCAAGTGCGGGCTATTGGTCGTCATCCGTCCCGGATGAGCGCCAATAGCCCGCACTTGGCGCACGGGGGCACGGGGGACTCAGTCGGTGGCCAGGCGGGCGAGGACCACGAGGTCGCGCTGGTCGTACCCCGCGCCCCGGGCGACACCCTCCGGGGTGAACCCGCAGCGCAGGGCCACCGCCGCGGACGCCGCGTTCTCCGGGTCGTGGCGCCACACCACCCGATGCAGCCCGAGCCCGCCCAGCGTCTCGTCGGCGAAGGCCAGCCGGAGCACCGCGCCCACCGACGTCGTCACGATCCCCCGGCCGCGGTGGGCCGGCGCCGTCACGCAGCCGAGCTCGGCCCAGCGCTCGTCGAGGTGCAGATCGCGCAGCGTGAGCTCGGCGAGCATCTCTCCGGTGCTGGGCTCGCACGCCGCCCAGCCGTAGCAGGTGTCCTGCGCCCACCCCCGGGCACTCGCGGCCACCCGTTCACCGGCGGTCGTCAGGTCCACCACCCCACGCAGTCCCGTGTACCTGCGCGAGTCCTCGTCCTGCGCCATCGCCAGCAGGGCGGGCCGGTCGTCCACCCGCTCGTCGACCCGCAGCGCCCGCAGGTACCAGGCGCCCGCGTTCACCTCGATCGGCTCCACGGGAACCTCCTTTGGGCAGGTAGCGGGCTGTTCGCACCCTGACACCCGCCGAGCGTGCAACTTCCTGGGACGCAGCGACCGCGCGGGCAGGGCTCGGGGGACGCAGGCCAGCGGCCGGTGCTCAGTCGTCGGTCAGCTCGCAGAGCACCGTCCCCTGGGTGACGGCCGCGCCCGGCTCGACGGACAGGCCGGTGACCGTGCCGTCCTTGTGCGCGGTCACCGGGTTCTCCATCTTCATGGCCTCGAGCACGGCCACCAGCTCACCCTTGGCCACGGTCTGGCCCTCCTCGACCGCGACCTTGACCACGGTGCCCTGCATGGGGGCCACGACGGCGTCGCCGGAGGCGGCCGCGCCGGCACCGCCGCGCTTGCGGCCGGAGGGCTTCTTCCTGGCGGCGCCGCTCCCGCCGCCGCCGAGAGCGAGGTCGCCGGGCAGCGAGACCTCGAGGCGTCGGCCCCCCACCTCGACGACCACGGTCTGCCGGGGGGTGGTGTCGGTGTCGGCCGGCTCGCCCCCGGTGAACGGCTCGACGGTGTTCTCCCACTCCGTCTCGATCCACCGGGTGTGCACGGTGAACCCGTCGTCGTCGCCCACGAACGCCGGGTCGCTGACCACGAGACGGTGGAACGGCAGCACGGTCGCCATGCCCTCGATCTGCAGCTCGGCCAGCGCGCGGCGCGAGCGCTCGAGCGCCTGGGTGCGGTCGGCCCCGGTGACGATGAGCTTGCCGAGCATGGAGTCGAACTGGCCGCCGATGACGCTGCCCGACTCGACCCCGGCGTCCATCCGCACGCCGGGCCCGGACGGGGCCGAGAACCGGGTGACGGTGCCGGGCGCGGGCAGGAACCCGCGGCCG contains these protein-coding regions:
- a CDS encoding gamma-glutamylcyclotransferase — encoded protein: MPIYAAYGSNMDPEQMLERAPHSPMAGTGWLLGWRLTFAGEDLGWEGALATVVEDPDSQVFVVLYDMSPEDERSLDRWEGGELGIHRKLKLRVQTLDGSVLPWLYVLDSYEGGLPSARYLGVMADAAYAAGAPEDYVYDLRVRAARNVGPGTHEA
- a CDS encoding NAD(P)H-quinone dehydrogenase, whose amino-acid sequence is MTRIVIIGGGPAGYEAALVAAQHGADVTVVEAEGVGGACVLYDCVPSKTFISSAGVRTDLRRASDLGVNIDLERAAVELPTVHGRVQALALAQSADIRARLQREGVRLVPGRAQIVDDVPGMATHRVSVQPADGEPVLLDADVVLIATGASPRILPTAQPDGERILTWRQIYDLDELPTHLVVVGSGVTGAEFVSAYTEMGVPVTLVSSRDRVLPGEDADAASVLEDVLHERGVVVVKEARADRVENIGTGVVVHLADGRTVEGSHALMTVGSVPNTSGLGLSKIGVELDRGGFIPVDRVSRTSVSGVYAAGDCTGLLPLASVASMQGRIAMWHALGEGVNPIRLKTVTSAVFTRPEIATVGISQAAIDAGKVPARTVMLPLATNPRAKMQGLRRGFVKLFCRPATGVVIGGVVVAPVASELILPIALAVQNNLTVKDLAYTFSVYPSLSGSITEAGRQLMRHDDLD
- the ptsP gene encoding phosphoenolpyruvate--protein phosphotransferase gives rise to the protein MSRVGLVVVSHSRALAEAAVALAEGMVHGQDLSVEIAAGLDDGTFGTDATAIAHAVTAAERGDGVVVLMDLGSAVLSADLALELLDEPARERVLLCPAPLVEGLVAAAVTAAGGGDRHAVAVEALAGLAGKQSQLSGADPTTPSTAKTPETGGRVGSFTVTNEHGLHARPAARLVQEAGRLGARVEVRNATTGSGWVPATSLSQVATLGALQGHEVQVRTSGPAAEEALGALLALAVESDHTHPAPAPARGSTAPLAASGTPVPASPGIGTGPARLLQSSRPEVPDEVGAGATVERERLDAARTACRDEIRHVRATTAVHVGQEEAAVFDAHLLLLEDSDLLADVHQRITGGQAAAPAWSAAVDRVAAAVAALPDPYQQARAADVRDIGDQVLHRLLGGRQHADDLPDAPGVLITSDLTPAQAASLDPLRTTGLVLAGGSPTSHSMILARARGVPAVVGAGPAVLDTPEGTLVALDGATGELVIAPGAAVQQRFRRRASELAEADRVAQQQTRSAAHTRDGVHVLVAANLGSVADAHLAVSCGADLAGLVRTEFLFSDRDTAPDVEEQEAVYRDIGHALDGRLLTLRTLDVGGDKPLRYQPVAGETDPFLGVRGIRLSLARPGLLADQLLAVVRVAHDTPVRVMFPMVSTVAELAAARQVLDAAITREGRGAPPGLEVGMMVEVPAAALKTASFAPYVDFVSIGTNDLTQYTLAAARGNAGVAGLADPYDPGVLSLIATVCAGAGRAAVAVCGEMAADELATPLLLGLGVGELSVAPRAVPAIKQAVRAVDRGRAAVTAARALRAEGPRQVRALLAGDTTQPGGGLS
- the dhaL gene encoding dihydroxyacetone kinase subunit DhaL; the encoded protein is MATDLAVADLERWVREFARTITAQRELLTELDSAIGDADHGTNMHRGASAVVAALDAAPPAGTAALLKQVGMTLVSTVGGASGPLYGTLFLRMAGAVGEGTLDGAGFARALRAGLDGVAARGKAERGDKTMLDALIPACDALDGALTAGGPFGEALVTAAAAARDGRDATIPLLARKGRASYLGERSIGHQDPGATSTALLLDAAVTALAGTRD
- the dhaK gene encoding dihydroxyacetone kinase subunit DhaK, which encodes MKKLINEPADVVAEALRGMAVAHPELRVDHDAKVVFRGGGPVQGKVGLISGGGSGHEPLHGGFVGLGMLDAACAGEVFTSPVPDQVVAATRGVDGGAGVLHVVKNYTGDIMNFEMAAEMVAAESGTEVVAVVTDDDVAVQDSLYTAGRRGVGVTVLLEKIAGAAAEQGRPLQEVAEVARKVNAQGRSMGVALTSCTVPAAGKPTFDLPEGEMELGVGIHGEPGRRRLPLAPARQVAEMLLEPILADLDFTGGDGVLAFVNGLGGTPLLELYLMYGEVATILEKSGVRVVRSLVGPYMTSLEMAGCSVTLLKMDDDLLRLWDAPVRTPSLRWGV